One stretch of Arcobacter sp. F155 DNA includes these proteins:
- a CDS encoding CoA-binding protein — protein sequence MECEFPTVNSNTEELKEIFENTKTIAVIGCSPNEEKASNRVANYLKNAGFKMVPVYPKEDEILGEKVYRSLKEIPFKVDMVDIFRKPDVIAQVVDECIERGDIDTVWTQLGLVNNEAAAKAKEKGMKVVQNKCTKIEHNNIF from the coding sequence ATGGAGTGTGAATTCCCAACAGTTAATAGTAATACAGAAGAATTAAAAGAGATTTTTGAAAATACAAAAACTATTGCAGTAATAGGCTGTTCTCCAAATGAAGAAAAAGCAAGTAATAGAGTTGCAAACTATTTAAAGAATGCAGGTTTTAAAATGGTTCCTGTATATCCTAAAGAAGATGAAATTTTAGGAGAGAAAGTATATAGAAGTTTAAAAGAGATTCCTTTTAAAGTAGATATGGTTGATATCTTTAGAAAACCAGATGTAATTGCTCAAGTTGTTGATGAGTGTATTGAAAGAGGAGATATTGATACTGTATGGACTCAGCTAGGTTTAGTAAACAATGAAGCTGCAGCTAAAGCAAAAGAAAAAGGAATGAAAGTAGTACAAAATAAATGTACTAAGATTGAGCACAATAATATTTTTTAA
- a CDS encoding HAMP domain-containing sensor histidine kinase, translated as MTQAKSIYKQFYQKLILATSLFIIILSFIFYGYTKSTIYEELKESLLSDAELIFKISQNADTSSNNFNIITHNGINVDLVTLKHIPEVPYSTYELNNNHFMQILYPFNDQKNQYIKIVKNINSSIKMLTKIFNNILLISFGGLIMVVLYAFTVSKTLLRPIIQITKKLSNMDENYLTQINKANLPIEFHPLADSINSLTTRIETNIKFKKELFIGVAHELKTPLAVMKLKNEVTLMKDREAQKYKDTLKLTVEQINDMNKMISSILDIGRAEGAQFEKPEEIDLVQYMQRKTNDYRMLSSKKKIILTFFANVNHHKVTLQPTLLNQIIQNFVQNAIKFTPDNKAIAIRLEKTKENTTISITDDGSGIDEAIDLFAPFKRMGEESGAGLGLFLAKNAADALGATISLKNRTDGKSGCIATLVLKNKTPQKKQ; from the coding sequence ATGACACAAGCGAAGAGCATTTATAAACAGTTTTATCAAAAACTTATACTTGCTACTTCGCTTTTTATTATTATACTATCTTTTATTTTTTACGGTTATACGAAATCAACTATCTATGAAGAGCTTAAAGAGTCTCTTCTTTCTGACGCTGAACTAATTTTTAAAATTAGTCAAAACGCAGATACAAGCTCAAACAATTTTAATATTATTACTCATAATGGAATCAATGTAGATTTAGTAACTTTAAAACATATACCTGAAGTTCCTTACTCTACATATGAACTAAATAATAATCATTTTATGCAGATTTTATATCCATTTAATGATCAAAAAAACCAATACATAAAAATAGTAAAAAATATTAACTCATCAATTAAAATGCTTACAAAGATTTTTAATAATATTTTATTAATCTCTTTTGGTGGTTTAATTATGGTTGTTCTTTATGCCTTTACTGTTTCAAAAACACTTTTAAGACCAATTATTCAAATCACAAAAAAACTATCTAATATGGATGAAAACTATTTAACGCAGATTAATAAAGCTAATCTTCCTATTGAATTTCATCCTTTGGCTGATTCTATCAACTCTTTAACTACAAGAATTGAAACAAATATTAAGTTTAAAAAAGAGTTATTTATTGGTGTTGCCCATGAATTAAAGACTCCATTAGCAGTAATGAAACTTAAAAATGAAGTTACATTAATGAAAGATAGAGAAGCTCAAAAGTACAAAGATACTTTAAAATTAACAGTTGAACAAATTAATGATATGAATAAAATGATTTCTTCTATTTTAGATATTGGACGAGCAGAAGGTGCACAGTTTGAAAAACCAGAAGAGATTGATTTAGTTCAATATATGCAAAGAAAAACAAATGATTATAGAATGTTAAGCTCTAAAAAGAAGATTATCCTTACATTCTTTGCAAATGTAAATCACCATAAAGTAACACTTCAACCTACTTTATTAAACCAAATTATTCAAAACTTTGTACAAAATGCAATTAAATTTACTCCTGATAATAAAGCAATTGCCATAAGACTTGAAAAGACAAAAGAGAATACAACTATCTCTATTACAGATGATGGAAGTGGTATTGATGAAGCTATTGACCTTTTTGCACCATTTAAAAGAATGGGTGAAGAAAGTGGAGCTGGTCTTGGATTATTCTTAGCAAAAAACGCTGCTGATGCACTTGGTGCTACTATTAGTTTAAAAAATAGAACTGATGGTAAATCAGGATGTATTGCTACTTTAGTTTTAAAGAACAAAACACCCCAAAAAAAACAATAA
- a CDS encoding sodium ion-translocating decarboxylase subunit beta, producing the protein AARVVSKVGQEYDKSNVLLMHAMGPNVAGVIGSAVAAGVLLSIF; encoded by the coding sequence TGGCTGCTAGGGTTGTATCAAAAGTTGGACAAGAATATGACAAATCGAATGTATTATTAATGCATGCGATGGGTCCAAATGTTGCTGGTGTTATCGGTTCTGCCGTAGCTGCTGGTGTACTTTTATCGATTTTTTAA
- the hsrA gene encoding homeostatic response regulator transcription factor HsrA — MRILIIEDEITLNRTLQEGLTDFGYQVDAAENYKDAEYFIDIRNYDLVLTDWMLPDGDGIELCKIVKNRSSRTAVVILSARDDKDSEIEALKSGADDYIKKPFDFDILLARIEARLRFGGTNVIEIEDLSINPDEEKIEYNGEEIELKGKPFEVLTHLARHRDQIVSKEQLLDAIWEEPELVTPNVIEVAINQIRQKMDKPLNISTIETIRRRGYRFCYPDTDEEA, encoded by the coding sequence ATGAGAATATTAATTATTGAAGATGAAATTACATTAAATAGAACTCTGCAAGAAGGTCTTACAGACTTTGGATACCAAGTAGATGCAGCAGAAAATTATAAAGATGCAGAGTACTTCATTGATATTAGAAATTATGATTTAGTATTAACTGACTGGATGTTACCAGATGGTGACGGTATTGAACTGTGTAAAATTGTAAAAAATAGAAGTTCAAGAACAGCAGTTGTTATTTTATCTGCAAGAGATGACAAAGATTCTGAGATTGAAGCTTTAAAATCTGGTGCTGACGACTATATCAAAAAACCATTTGATTTCGATATCTTATTAGCAAGAATTGAAGCTAGATTAAGATTTGGTGGAACAAATGTAATCGAAATTGAAGACCTTTCAATTAACCCTGATGAAGAGAAAATTGAATACAACGGTGAAGAGATTGAATTAAAAGGTAAACCTTTTGAAGTATTAACTCACCTTGCTAGACACAGAGATCAAATTGTATCTAAAGAGCAATTACTGGATGCTATCTGGGAAGAGCCAGAATTAGTTACTCCAAACGTAATTGAAGTTGCAATTAACCAAATTAGACAAAAAATGGATAAACCATTAAATATTTCTACTATTGAAACAATCAGAAGAAGAGGTTACAGATTCTGTTACCCTGATACTGACGAAGAAGCATAA
- a CDS encoding peptidyl-prolyl cis-trans isomerase has translation MIKITSKKLVTSLIATITLATSSVSASDVLATVNGDKITKQDVAILLGNPNIDFNSLPKKNKNQILDQIINNKLLTDKAVSSGVQKDKEYKESLEKLKRDLALRVWLKKESENVKVSEKDMKDYYNKNKAQFKVPATLEARHILTKTENEAKDLIKALDKSSNKKEKFVELAKTKSVGPSGPQGGYLGKFPETKMVPEFSKAAKALKVGSYSKSPVKTQFGYHVIYLEDKQAEKPLEFDKIKNRIKQVLLQEKFKNFLESEANKLRDKAKIVIKL, from the coding sequence ATGATTAAAATTACAAGTAAAAAATTAGTGACAAGCCTTATTGCAACAATAACATTAGCAACTAGTAGTGTAAGTGCTTCTGATGTTTTAGCAACAGTAAATGGTGATAAAATTACTAAGCAAGATGTAGCAATTTTATTAGGAAACCCAAATATTGATTTTAATTCTTTACCAAAAAAGAACAAAAATCAAATTTTAGACCAAATTATCAATAACAAACTTCTAACAGACAAAGCTGTAAGTAGTGGAGTTCAAAAAGATAAAGAGTATAAAGAGAGTTTAGAAAAATTAAAAAGAGATTTAGCTCTTAGAGTTTGGCTAAAAAAAGAGTCTGAAAATGTAAAAGTATCTGAAAAAGATATGAAAGATTACTACAATAAAAACAAGGCTCAATTTAAAGTACCAGCTACTTTAGAAGCTAGACATATTTTAACAAAAACAGAAAATGAAGCAAAAGATTTAATTAAAGCATTAGATAAATCTTCAAATAAAAAAGAAAAGTTTGTTGAATTAGCAAAAACAAAATCAGTTGGTCCAAGTGGTCCACAAGGTGGATATTTAGGTAAGTTCCCAGAAACTAAAATGGTTCCTGAATTCTCTAAAGCAGCAAAAGCTTTAAAGGTTGGAAGCTACTCTAAAAGCCCAGTTAAAACTCAATTTGGGTATCATGTGATTTATTTAGAAGACAAACAAGCTGAGAAACCTCTTGAGTTTGATAAAATCAAAAACAGAATTAAGCAAGTTTTATTACAAGAGAAATTTAAAAACTTCCTTGAGTCTGAAGCTAACAAGTTA